One region of Acropora muricata isolate sample 2 chromosome 13, ASM3666990v1, whole genome shotgun sequence genomic DNA includes:
- the LOC136896942 gene encoding protein snail homolog Sna-like encodes MPRSFLVKKKPEKWTKHTLDERKHKGRQNDLQGETLPDSAVIEKCFQQTPVDRPWEGFPSKCGYPAEGTTSNFGGHVQSVWKTASILCDDATSSNNADTPGNLVEEEDDAMENKISRNDVDSPGNLNRAKKPQKRERNASTSDVSQRKNKRTRKEFACKHCDKNYLSLGALKMHIRTHTLPCKCTICGKAFSRPWLLQGHIRTHTGEKPYQCPKCQRAFADRSNLRAHLQTHSSVKKYSCSQCSRSFSRMSLLVKHQYSCGNEV; translated from the exons ATGCCTAGATCATTTCTGGTCAAGAAGAAGCCCGAAAAATGGACCAAACACACGCTGGACGAAAGAAAGCACAAAG GTCGACAAAATGACCTTCAAGGTGAAACACTGCCAGATTCTGCTGTGATCGAGAAGTGCTTTCAACAGACGCCCGTGGATCGTCCTTGGGAAGGATTTCCATCGAAATGCGGCTATCCCGCTGAAGGAACAACTTCTAATTTCGGCGGTCACGTACAGTCCGTGTGGAAGACAGCATCGATTTTGTGCGATGATGCCACATCATCGAATAACGCAGACACACCTGGAAATTTGGTCGAAGAAGAAGACGACGCCATGGAAAATAAAATCTCACGGAACGACGTCGACTCGCCAGGAAACTTAAACCGAGCGAAGAAACCGCAAAAGCGCGAACGAAACGCGTCAACAAGCGACGTTTCTCAACGAAAGAATAAACGTACACGAAAAGAGTTTGCCTGCAAGCATTGCGACAAGAACTATCTTTCATTGGGTGCACTGAAGATGCACATTCGCACTCACACGCTGCCATGCAAGTGCACTATTTGTGGAAAGGCGTTCAGCCGTCCTTGGCTGCTTCAAGGTCATATTCGCACGCACACGGGCGAAAAACCGTACCAGTGTCCAAAATGCCAACGTGCATTCGCGGACCGTTCGAATCTTCGCGCACACCTGCAAACTCATTCCTCCGTGAAAAAGTATTCTTGTTCGCAATGTTCGCGTTCATTCTCTCGAATGTCTCTCCTCGTTAAACACCAGTATTCTTGCGGAAATGAAGTATGA
- the LOC136896943 gene encoding B-cell receptor-associated protein 31-like: MTLQWAFAAGFLYFEIGILFLFCLPFISPRRWNKIFSSRIIATVFEYGNVYFNVIISVMALLLIDSIREVRKYNKIDGQRQDLQNNPQAETMAQMRLFRAQRNLYISGFSLFLLIVLRRVVKLLSGYSVLEASNEAGIRQAQNASKQCEELMAENKKLKESLEAAGEEPETASKGEDEINEELRILQESLKEKSKKLAERTQELEKTKLDLAALKEQASGLTREYDRLLEEHSKAQAKLELGKDEPNTKEDKKDN, from the exons ATGACTCTACAATGGGCGTTTGCTGCCGggtttctctacttcgagattGGAATCTTATTTCTGTTCTGTCTCCCTTTTATTTCTCCCCGGAG atgGAATAAAATCTTCAGCTCCAGAATCATAGCAACCGTGTTTGAGTATGGAAACGTCTATTTCAACGTGATCATCAGCGTTATGGCTTTGTTGCTAATCG ATTCAATCCGAGAGGTcagaaaatacaataaaatagaTGGACAACGTCAAGACTTGCAGAACAATCCTCAAGCTGAAACAATGGCTCAAATGAGACTGTTCCGTGCGCAACGTAATCTTTACATCTCTGGATTCTCATTGTTTCTTCTGAT AGTACTGCGACGTGTTGTCAAACTTCTGTCAGGCTACTCAGTTCTTGAGGCCTCAAACGAAGCCGGTATTCGACAGGCTCAGAATGCTTCTAAGCAGTGCGAAGAATTGATGGCTGAGAACAAAAAGTTAAAAGAG TCTTTAGAAGCAGCAGGAGAAGAGCCAGAGACTGCTTCAAAAGGAGAAGATGAAATCAATGAGGAGTTGAGAATACTTCAAGAATCCTTGAAAGAGAAGTCAAAGAAACTTGCAGAAAGAACACAAG AGCTTGAGAAGACCAAACTGGACTTAGCAGCCCTGAAAGAGCAAGCCAGTGGCTTGACAAGAGAATATGACCGGCTCCTAGAAGAACACAGCAAAGCTCAG GCTAAGCTGGAGCTGGGAAAAGATGAACCCAAtacaaaagaagataaaaaggACAACTGA